The following are encoded together in the Desulfovibrio sp. Huiquan2017 genome:
- a CDS encoding ATP-binding protein, translating to MTKQTLPKELPGSKLRAALDPATIPYATSADVPARNVYPKLQPRAIHALSLALEIRGNEHNLYVAGEPNMGRTYFVKSFLRPAAAKTAPPADWVYLYNFEDSDKPIAVSLPAGRGRKFKLAQTKAMTHIRQEIPARFEKDSFQKKHERIVKKFNTKREELFNKMDDTAEKENFSLSLDDEGVLTLSPIVDGEVVSDKDFDKLKPAQRKQLKAKGEELLAGVSSILRQINQNETDMRDSESALQRETAQAVMADIFTPVADKFKDIEGLPDYFEALAEEVVDNVDQFTPRDNSLAGLLPESMPTGEDFFTRFEVNLFVDNGKTKGAPVVVEDHPTPFNLLGSIEREAEMGALYTDFTLIKAGSLHQANGGFLILNVEDLLSNPSSWEGLLRALRSGQSRIEDPVDPEQVRARTIQPEPIDLDLKVVLIGTDEHYEVLLYSDDRFAKYFKLKAHLQHAAARTAANIRNYISVIGQTAREAGVLPLTREAMAGLIDFSSRLAEDQKKMSLFIPLIRERMIEASALARMAGKEVVDISAMSEAVRAKDYRANLYEEEFMADYDRQVIKVDTDGYGTGRANGLSVTLFGDYEFGLPHQISCTAGVGHGGILDLEREAQLGGPIHTKGMMIIKSYLVRLFAQNKPIVLTGSLCFEQSYAGIEGDSASGAELASLLSALSDTPINLSYAMTGAVSQSGAVMAVGGVNRKIEGFFEVCRRRKLTGRQGVILPADNVVNLMLKDEIVQAVDEGKFHIFPVTSIEEALFILTGLKCGTRGKNGQFPLGTLYRRVDQRLAELAELALKTASGSCGK from the coding sequence ATGACCAAGCAGACCCTTCCCAAGGAGTTGCCCGGCAGCAAGCTGCGGGCAGCCCTGGACCCGGCCACCATCCCTTACGCAACCAGCGCCGACGTTCCGGCCCGGAACGTCTATCCCAAGCTCCAGCCCCGGGCGATCCACGCCCTCTCCCTGGCCTTGGAGATCAGGGGTAACGAGCACAACCTGTATGTGGCGGGCGAGCCGAACATGGGCCGCACCTATTTCGTCAAGTCGTTCCTGAGGCCTGCGGCGGCCAAGACCGCGCCGCCGGCGGACTGGGTCTACCTGTACAATTTCGAGGACAGCGACAAGCCCATCGCCGTGTCCCTGCCCGCCGGGAGAGGACGCAAATTCAAACTGGCCCAGACCAAGGCGATGACCCACATCCGCCAGGAAATCCCGGCCCGCTTCGAAAAGGATTCCTTCCAGAAGAAGCACGAGCGCATCGTCAAGAAGTTCAACACCAAGCGCGAAGAGCTGTTCAACAAGATGGACGACACGGCGGAAAAGGAAAACTTTTCGCTGAGCCTGGACGACGAAGGCGTGCTGACCCTGTCCCCCATCGTGGACGGCGAGGTGGTCTCGGACAAAGACTTCGACAAGCTCAAACCCGCCCAGCGCAAACAGCTCAAGGCCAAAGGCGAGGAGCTGCTGGCCGGGGTCAGTTCCATCCTGCGCCAGATCAACCAGAACGAAACGGACATGCGCGATTCCGAATCCGCGCTGCAACGGGAAACAGCCCAGGCGGTGATGGCGGACATCTTCACGCCCGTGGCCGACAAGTTCAAGGACATCGAGGGACTGCCCGACTATTTCGAGGCCCTGGCGGAAGAGGTGGTGGACAACGTGGATCAGTTCACCCCGCGCGACAACTCCCTGGCCGGGCTGTTGCCGGAGTCCATGCCCACGGGCGAGGACTTCTTTACCCGGTTCGAGGTCAACCTGTTCGTGGACAATGGCAAGACCAAGGGCGCACCCGTGGTGGTGGAGGACCATCCCACCCCCTTCAACCTGCTCGGCTCCATTGAACGCGAAGCCGAGATGGGCGCGCTGTACACCGACTTCACCCTGATCAAGGCGGGCTCCCTGCACCAGGCCAACGGCGGCTTCCTGATCCTCAACGTGGAGGACCTGCTGTCCAACCCCAGCTCCTGGGAAGGCCTGCTTCGGGCGCTGCGGTCCGGGCAGTCGCGCATCGAGGACCCCGTGGACCCGGAACAGGTCCGCGCCCGGACCATCCAGCCCGAGCCCATCGACCTGGACCTCAAGGTGGTGCTCATCGGCACGGACGAGCACTACGAGGTCCTGCTTTACAGCGACGACAGGTTCGCCAAGTATTTCAAGCTCAAAGCGCATCTGCAACATGCGGCCGCACGCACGGCGGCGAACATCCGCAACTACATCTCGGTCATCGGGCAGACCGCCCGCGAGGCAGGCGTCCTGCCCCTGACCCGAGAAGCCATGGCCGGGCTCATCGACTTCTCCTCCCGGCTGGCCGAGGATCAGAAGAAGATGTCCCTGTTCATCCCGCTCATCCGCGAGCGCATGATCGAAGCCTCGGCCCTGGCCCGCATGGCGGGCAAGGAAGTCGTGGACATCTCGGCCATGAGCGAGGCGGTCCGGGCCAAGGACTACCGGGCCAACCTCTATGAAGAGGAATTCATGGCCGACTACGACCGCCAGGTTATCAAGGTGGACACGGACGGATACGGCACGGGCCGGGCCAACGGGCTGTCCGTGACCTTGTTCGGCGATTACGAGTTCGGATTGCCGCACCAGATTTCGTGCACCGCGGGCGTGGGCCACGGCGGCATCCTGGACCTGGAGCGCGAGGCCCAGTTGGGCGGCCCCATCCACACCAAGGGCATGATGATCATCAAGTCCTACCTGGTCCGGCTGTTCGCCCAGAACAAGCCCATCGTACTCACCGGGTCCCTGTGCTTCGAACAGTCCTACGCGGGCATCGAGGGCGATTCGGCCTCGGGCGCGGAGCTGGCCTCCCTGCTCTCGGCCCTGTCGGACACGCCCATCAACCTGTCCTACGCCATGACGGGCGCGGTCTCGCAGAGCGGCGCGGTCATGGCCGTGGGCGGCGTTAACCGCAAGATCGAAGGATTCTTCGAAGTCTGCCGCCGCCGCAAGCTGACCGGCCGCCAGGGCGTGATCCTGCCCGCCGACAACGTGGTCAACCTGATGCTCAAGGACGAGATCGTCCAGGCGGTGGACGAGGGCAAATTCCACATCTTCCCGGTCACGTCCATTGAGGAGGCCCTGTTCATCCTCACCGGGCTCAAGTGTGGCACGCGCGGCAAGAACGGCCAGTTCCCGCTCGGCACCCTCTATCGCAGGGTGGACCAGCGGTTGGCCGAACTGGCCGAGCTGGCGCTCAAGACGGCCTCCGGCTCCTGCGGGAAATAG